A single region of the Geobacillus subterraneus genome encodes:
- the ftsX gene encoding permease-like cell division protein FtsX produces MTLNTFKRHVRESVKSLGRNGWMTFASASAVTVTLLLVGVFFVVMFNINYFAKKVEDDVEIRVHIDLTADSKEKDALRQRIEAIPNVKEVRYSSKDEELKRLIESMGEEGSSFRLFEQDNPLSDVYVVKAAHPQDTVGIAKRIETFPSVHKVNYGQGTVEKLFNALEVMRNVGLVLILGLLFTAMFLISNTIKITIFARRREIEIMRLVGATNGFIRWPFFLEGLWLGVLGSIVPIVVLALVYYNVYRLYEQQFSLQLFELLPFSPFIWQLSVLLLAIGAVIGVWGSVMSVRKFLKV; encoded by the coding sequence ATGACGCTTAACACGTTCAAGCGCCACGTTCGGGAGAGCGTAAAAAGCCTCGGCCGCAACGGCTGGATGACGTTTGCATCCGCGAGCGCCGTCACGGTGACGCTATTGCTTGTCGGAGTCTTTTTTGTCGTCATGTTCAACATTAACTATTTTGCAAAAAAAGTGGAAGATGATGTTGAAATTCGCGTCCATATCGATTTGACCGCTGACAGCAAAGAGAAGGATGCGCTGCGCCAGCGAATTGAAGCCATTCCTAACGTCAAAGAAGTTCGCTACTCGTCAAAAGATGAGGAGCTGAAGCGGCTGATTGAGAGCATGGGTGAGGAAGGCTCATCGTTCCGCCTGTTTGAGCAGGACAACCCGTTAAGCGATGTGTACGTCGTGAAGGCCGCTCATCCGCAAGATACCGTCGGCATTGCGAAGCGAATTGAAACATTCCCATCCGTTCATAAAGTCAATTATGGACAAGGGACGGTAGAAAAGCTATTTAATGCGCTTGAAGTCATGCGCAACGTCGGGCTGGTGCTCATTCTCGGCCTGTTGTTTACGGCGATGTTTTTAATTTCCAACACCATTAAAATTACGATTTTTGCCCGTCGCCGCGAAATTGAAATTATGCGGCTCGTCGGGGCGACGAACGGGTTTATCCGCTGGCCGTTTTTCCTCGAAGGGCTATGGCTTGGGGTGCTCGGTTCGATCGTTCCGATTGTTGTGCTGGCGCTCGTCTATTACAATGTGTACCGTCTGTATGAACAGCAATTTTCGCTGCAGCTTTTTGAACTTTTGCCGTTTTCCCCATTCATTTGGCAACTGAGCGTCTTGTTGTTGGCCATTGGTGCCGTGATCGGCGTTTGGGGAAGCGTCATGTCCGTGCGCAAGTTTTTGAAAGTATAA